The following DNA comes from Spirulina major PCC 6313.
CGATCGCTTAATTCTCTGCAACATTACGGACTTCAATAATGCTGCCTTTGAAGTTGTAGGTTGTGCCATCGAGTTCAATGGGAGTCCCGATCTTAATTTGACTTTGGTTGACCACGGGTACACCAGCGGTGATTTGGGCATCCGCTTGGAGCGTGATCAGAAAATCGGTGCTGAAGCTTTCGACGGTGCGGGGTTCGGGCATGGATTTGACGCTGCCATCCGGTTGAGGGACAAGGACTTGGCGTTCGAGGAGTTCGACCCCTTCAATCGCGATCGCATCACTGGGTTGATTGCGGACAACAATACTCGTGCTGGGATTCTCGGCTAACTGTTCCATCAAGGCTTGGGGGTTGCGAATACTTAAGCCCCGCACTAAGACATCAAACTCAATGGTTTCGGTATTGATTTGGGCCATTGACCCGGTGGTTCCAGGGAAAAAGAAAATGCCGATGACCACCAGCACCATAATCAAGGCTGCGCCCAGATCTAAGATACTGAGTTTGCCAAATAAGCGTCCTTTGGAATCCAACATTGCCGTTACCTACTCTTGAACATGAGGAATGTTTACTGCGATTTGATTGTACTGGTTTAGGGTAATCGTGAGCCAATGGCGACAGCAAAGAACGGTGTATGCTCTTGAGGGAGTGATGGGTGAATGACACCGTTCAAATGGCTCAAATGGCTGAGGCCGGAAGGTCAAGCTTGCCGAGAGTGGATCGCGCCACGGTCTAGCGGCTATCGTTTGATAGGGATGCAAGGCGAATCATTGCTTGAAGGATGTGAGTACAAAGATTATGGTAAGTCGTCGATCATTTCTATGGGGGAGTGGGGCTGTGGCGTTGGCTCCGTTGTTGGGTGGGTGTCAGGCTAGGCCGGGAGCGTTGCAGGTTCGGGCGTTGAATCAGTCGATTCCACCGCAGGTGATCCGTGAGTTTCGCCAAGCGATCGCCCAAGACGCGATCGCCCTGCAACCGGAGGCGACTCTCGCCGATCTGCTGGCCCTATTGCAACGGTGGCAGACTGAAACAGAACCCGTGTCCGATCGCTGGGATTGGTTGCCCTTTGTGAATCGCGGCACACCCGCGATCGCTGAACTCGTCACCCTCGGCGATGCTTGGCTGGCGACGGCAATCCGGGCGGGCTTAATCCAACCCTTGGATCTGACCACTGTGCCCAGTTGGGCCCAATTACCCCCCCGCTGGCAGGGGTTGGTACGGCGCGATCGCGAGGGCTTCGTCAGTCAAGATTCCGCCGCGCCGCTCTGGGGTGCGCCCTATCGCTGGGGCACGACGATGATCGTCTATCACCACGATGTTTTTAAACACCAGGGCCTCGCCCCCCCGACGGATTGGGCAGATCTGTGGCGACCGGAATTGCGCGATCGCATCTCCGCCATCGACCAACCCCGCGAAATCATCGGCCTCACCCTCAAAAAACTCGGAGCCTCCTACAACACCTGGAACCTGACCCCCCTCCTCCCCAGCCTCGCAGCCGAACTCAACAGCCTCGCCCCCCAAATCCGCTACTACAGCAACAATAAATATCTCCATCCCCTCGCCATCAAAGAAACCTGGCTCGCCGTCGGCTGGTCTACGGACATCATCCCCGCCCTCACCAACTACCCCCAACTCCGCGCCATCATTCCCACCTCCGGCACCGCCCTCTGGAGCGACCTCTGGGTGCAACCCGCCACCGCTACCCCCACCGCCCTCTCTCAACGGTGGCTTGACTTCTGTTGGCAGATGCGATCGGCCCAAAACATCTCCCTCTTCACCGACGGACTCTCCCCCATCCTCTCCACCCTCCCCCTCGACCAATGGCCCAAAGACCTCCAAAACGCCAGTCCCTTCATCCCCAATGCCGAGCTTTTCAACCGGAGCGAATTCCTCCAACCTCTCCCGATTTCCACACAGTTGCAATATGATACATTGTGGCGAAAGCTGCGTTCCCCCAGCCCATCTAGCACCTGAAACCCATGGCCTTCATCGATCCCCGCACAGAATTTGCCTTTAAACGCATCTTCGGTTCTGCTCAGAGCGCCGACCTTCTCGTCAGCTTTCTCAATGCCCTGCTGTACGACAGTCAGCCCGTCATTGAAGCCACCACCCTCCGCGATCCCTATCTCACCGTCCAATTACCCGGCGTGCAGCATTCACCCCTCACCACCCGCGCCCAACTGAACGGGAACAACACCTGCGTGGTTGAATTACAGGTGCTGAACCTGCCCACCTTGGGGAAACGGGTGTTGTATAACGCGGCGAAAAGTTATGGGTTTCAAATTAGCCGCGAAGAGGTGCAGCGGGATGTGAATCCGTTGCTGTCATTAACGGTGGCAGATTTCACAATGTTTGAGCAAAGCGCGGATGTTTTGTCACGGTTTGCCCTGCAAGAGGTGGAAAAAGGGTTTGACTATCCCAATAATGAATTGGGCTTAGTGTTTGTGGAATTGCCGAAGTTTCAAAAAGAATTACATCAGTTAGAAACCCTGGCGGATTTTTGGATTTATTTCCTGAAAAATGCCGAAAAACTCGACACCCCGCCCGACCCCTTGCGCCAAGTGCCGGAAATTCGCCAAGCCTTTGAACTGGCACGGGAAGATCTCCTCAATCGTGAAGAGTTTGATGTGTATCAACAGCAACTCTTTTTCATTGCGGATCAGCGGCGATCGCTCTCCTTCGGTCGGGAAGAAGGTCTCAAAGAAGGGGTGGAAATGGGCAAAGTCCAAGGGATTCGCGAAGGGGTGCAACAGGGCCGCACCGAAGGGGTACAAGAAGGCATTCAACAGGGTCGCGAAGAGGGCTACAAAGAAGGGGTGCGCCAAGGGAAAAACCAAGGGATGCAGTTGGGTCGCCAAGAAGGGGTACAACTGGGTCAACAGGGAATTGTGATGCGCCTCCTCAGTCGTCGGTTTGGCAAGTTAGAGCCAGAGGTGCAAAAAAGTATTAAAGCCCTCTCCAGTGACAAGTTAGAAGCCTTGGCCGAAGCGGCTTGGGACTTCATCACGGATCTTGAATTGCGCGAATGGTTGGACGCAAACGGCTAACGCCCAGTATTTATCGGCTCCGGTGGAGTGTAGATTCAGATCTAGGAGTGGAGTGTAGATCAGATTTAGGATTAGTGAGCCAGAGGCTCACACTGCCTTTAAATTAGGCCTCTGTCGTGCGAGCGTCTCGCTCGCTGCCTGCTTCTCGCTGCTCTGACTTCACGGTTTGGGGGTCTACCGTTCAGATTGGGGCAGCAATTTCCCGGAGACAAACCGCACCCCCATCCCCTGCATCGGCATTTATTCTCGATCGGGGGAATCGCTATGATATCAAGGCACATATTACCGATTACCAAAGTTAATGCCTGAGTCTGTTGTGGATACCCTGGGGGAGGCGCTGACCTTACCGCCGTTGCCGATTCATCGTCCTCTGCTCCTGATTGGCCACGGCACGAAAGATCCGGCTGGCCGTCAGACGTTTATTGATTTTGCCAAGGCTTACGAAGCCCTTGATCCGGTGCGTCCGGTGATTCCGTGCTTTCTGGAATTGACGACACCGACGATTCTCGAAGGGGTGGAACGCTGCGTGGCGGAAGGGTTTACGGAGTTATCTGCCCTGCCGATTTTGCTGTTTGCAGCCCGCCATAATAAGTTTGATGTGACAAATGAACTCGATCGCGCCCGTGGACTCTATCCCCAGGTGACGTTTAATTATGGTCGTCATTTTGGGATTACGCCGCCGATTCTTGACCTGTGGCGCGATCGCCTCGCCCAACTCGATACCCCTAAGCATAATCCCCACCAAATCCCCCGCGAAGAAACGGTGTTATTGTTTGTGGGCCGGGGTTCGAGTGATCCCGATGCCAATGGGGATGTGTGTAAGTTAGCGCGGATGGTGTGGGAAGGTAGTGGCTACAAAACCGTTGAAGTGTGTTTTATTGGCATTACCCATCCCCGCCTGGAAGAAGGGTTTGCCCGCGCTCGGTATTACAACCCGAAGCGGATTATCGTTTTGCCCTATTTCATGTTTACCGGGGTGTTGATGCAGAAGATTTTCCGGATTGCCGATGAACAGCAGGTCCAATTCCCCGGCATTGAGGTGACCTCGTTGCCGGAAATGGGGATTCATCCGCAATTGTTGCGGGTGTTGCGCGATCGCGAAATCGAAACCCAAACCGGCCAAGTCAACATGAACTGCGAAATGTGCAAGTTTCGCCTCGCTGCCCTCAACGGCGCAGAACCCGGCCATCACCATGGCCATGATCACGGCCACGGTCACGATCACGGCCATCACCACGATCACGCCCACGGCCACGATCACAACCACAGTGCGCCCGACCCCTACGCCGAACCCCAGGCCTACCACGATCGCATCTGGCAAGTCCCCTAGCCCCCCTCACCCGGAGGAATCCGGTACAATGCCAACGGCAAACCCAATCTATCCTCTTGATCAACCCATCATGATCACCCGTCGTCATCTCATTACCGGATTCCTCATGTTCTGCCTCAGCCTCCTTGGCTGCGGCTTCACCGCT
Coding sequences within:
- a CDS encoding DUF4330 domain-containing protein: MLDSKGRLFGKLSILDLGAALIMVLVVIGIFFFPGTTGSMAQINTETIEFDVLVRGLSIRNPQALMEQLAENPSTSIVVRNQPSDAIAIEGVELLERQVLVPQPDGSVKSMPEPRTVESFSTDFLITLQADAQITAGVPVVNQSQIKIGTPIELDGTTYNFKGSIIEVRNVAEN
- a CDS encoding sirohydrochlorin chelatase; protein product: MPESVVDTLGEALTLPPLPIHRPLLLIGHGTKDPAGRQTFIDFAKAYEALDPVRPVIPCFLELTTPTILEGVERCVAEGFTELSALPILLFAARHNKFDVTNELDRARGLYPQVTFNYGRHFGITPPILDLWRDRLAQLDTPKHNPHQIPREETVLLFVGRGSSDPDANGDVCKLARMVWEGSGYKTVEVCFIGITHPRLEEGFARARYYNPKRIIVLPYFMFTGVLMQKIFRIADEQQVQFPGIEVTSLPEMGIHPQLLRVLRDREIETQTGQVNMNCEMCKFRLAALNGAEPGHHHGHDHGHGHDHGHHHDHAHGHDHNHSAPDPYAEPQAYHDRIWQVP
- a CDS encoding substrate-binding domain-containing protein — protein: MVSRRSFLWGSGAVALAPLLGGCQARPGALQVRALNQSIPPQVIREFRQAIAQDAIALQPEATLADLLALLQRWQTETEPVSDRWDWLPFVNRGTPAIAELVTLGDAWLATAIRAGLIQPLDLTTVPSWAQLPPRWQGLVRRDREGFVSQDSAAPLWGAPYRWGTTMIVYHHDVFKHQGLAPPTDWADLWRPELRDRISAIDQPREIIGLTLKKLGASYNTWNLTPLLPSLAAELNSLAPQIRYYSNNKYLHPLAIKETWLAVGWSTDIIPALTNYPQLRAIIPTSGTALWSDLWVQPATATPTALSQRWLDFCWQMRSAQNISLFTDGLSPILSTLPLDQWPKDLQNASPFIPNAELFNRSEFLQPLPISTQLQYDTLWRKLRSPSPSST
- a CDS encoding Rpn family recombination-promoting nuclease/putative transposase, with the translated sequence MAFIDPRTEFAFKRIFGSAQSADLLVSFLNALLYDSQPVIEATTLRDPYLTVQLPGVQHSPLTTRAQLNGNNTCVVELQVLNLPTLGKRVLYNAAKSYGFQISREEVQRDVNPLLSLTVADFTMFEQSADVLSRFALQEVEKGFDYPNNELGLVFVELPKFQKELHQLETLADFWIYFLKNAEKLDTPPDPLRQVPEIRQAFELAREDLLNREEFDVYQQQLFFIADQRRSLSFGREEGLKEGVEMGKVQGIREGVQQGRTEGVQEGIQQGREEGYKEGVRQGKNQGMQLGRQEGVQLGQQGIVMRLLSRRFGKLEPEVQKSIKALSSDKLEALAEAAWDFITDLELREWLDANG